AATGGGGAGCATTGAGTCAGATTCAGCAGATTTGTTTTTCACATCTCATATTCTTTATCAACCAAAGCCATAATTATGAACTTATTACCAAtggttttaaaattcatatttcatTGGCTTTTGCCTCTCCCTGCTGATGCAGGACCTCCAGCTCCTTGCAAAGTCCCCTGCCCATAATTTCTGAGAGCCCCTAGTGTTTTACATGGACTCCAGAACAGGTCTTATCTATGGCCACGTGGATGTCTGCTGCTGAGGCTTCTGTCGTCTTTGAACACTCCTAGTACTCATTACTGAGGCAGTCCTGTTAATTCAGGTCACCACCACCTTCTACTGGGCATTTTCATGATCTCCAGTGTGGTTCTCAAGGAATCAAAATGCTTCTGTGTTTTCTGCAGTCTCCAATACTGCAAAATTATATCATATTTCCTGCAGAAGTGGAAACAAACCCAATCACTCATCTTTGGATTACATTTTGTGATGTAATAAAGATTTCAGCACATTCTTGTTCCTGGTCATGATGCTTTCTGGGAGGAGTCCATGAGACTGTGTTAGAGTATGAATCTTCAAGGTAGGTAAGCAATATCCCCTCAACCCAAGAGTACCATTCAAAATAGGGTTCGCTGGCATGGCACAAGCATGGACCAATGGGAATACTGATTAGTGCATTGTAGCAGTGCAAACCGAAGGAAAAGTAGCCTGGCCAAACCCTCTCCTTGATGGCACCCATTTCTTGGCAGTCTTTCTGCCAAAACCCTTATTTAAACTACCCTCTTGGCAGCCTAAAGCCACCAATTCGCCAGATATGCCAAGATATGTCTGAACCCCAGAGGTGAACAGAGCTTTGTCCCAAGCTGTGATTCTCTGTTATGTTTGAATGCATCTAATTTAGAAAATTTGATATGCAAATTATATTGTAGCAACAataatggaaaaattttaaatgtaagaaaaaactttccaaaagccaacaaatgaataaaacaaatatttttatttttggacatTTCCTCAGAGTCTTGTCCATATGCAAACATTTTATAAGGTTATAATTTTAATGCTTATAATTAGGTTTCACTTTTTCAATTGTAATCATATCGTTCATTCTGCCAGCATTTACTGAGTTCCTGTTATGTGCACAGCATCAACTGAGATCAAGAGAAATGCTTCACAACTTCACGTAATTCCATTTAAGCAGGAAGAGAGTTAGATATAGAGgcagactgtgtgtgtgtctttcggCAACTCCTGTTGACGAATTTTTCACTCGATAGTTTCTCTGGAGCTAAGAAGTACTTCACTTTAACTCCTCTCATGCTACATTAAAAGTTCAACTTCCATAGAATAGTTTACTTACATAGAGTTCCAGCTGACTTGGCTGTGTAagagatttgtttttaattctaaaaGCCATATCCCTCTgaccttgaaaatattttaaaaatgcagtaaACAGGCCATAATtaggttttaaaacatttaagcAGTTTTCTCAATTTGCTGCAAGCAAATGTGTTTCACGCAATATCTGGCATCATTCTGGGCACACGGGAGACACACAATAGGCACTTCCTAATGGTATCAGGGTATTAAATATTGTGTCTTTCATGTATTTTCCAACACAAAACAccaaaatttatgaaattttataGAATCATGGCCAAAGCATTTAACGATAAAAATTAGAGTAACTGGATCACTTTTGATTAGAGGACTAAACGTGAAAACTGTATTCAGATTGTCAAGAAAGTAGAAGAGTACTGACAGGAGGATGTGCTCAGCCGTCACAGACATGTtgatacctcaaaaaaaaaaaaaatctgagttagTGTTTTCCTGAGACTCTTGAATGTTTCTAAACAAGTGGTAAGAATTATTTAGGGAATTAATGGTTCTTTTTCCTTAATTATTCCTTTTATCTTCAAATACCGGGCACTACCAATTCATATACAATATAACTTATAAAAATAAGGAACAATAGACATGGTGAAATAGTAATGGGTTTACAAAACTGCGCTATAAACCTCTCCCATGATAATCCTTTCTGGTCTGATATCTGCCACTTTCTACTCCTCTCTGATCCAGATGTTATACAAGAACACACATTGCTTGGGGCTTTGTGCATTCTCTCCCATTCCCTTTCAGAATTTCATCGCACAAGGCACAGAAATGAAGTCCGAGCAAGGATGTATCTTGATGGCCACAATCCCAATGAAACTGTGTCCTGACTGAGGAAGACAGGCCCTCTCTGCGTTCTGGAATTCCTTCTTGGGTAACCTTCTTGGGTAACTTCTTTTTAGGTATTTTCCCCCCATCCAAGTTAAGCTATTCAACAGCCAGGAAACAGAATGACAACTTTCTTGTAGCTTTCACATTCACCATCAATGTGATATAGATTAAATATCTTACGATTTTTATTCTATTCTGAGATGTGAGTCTTACTTCCATGTGAACAAGAAAGTATAACCTTTTCTGATTTACTGCTGGCTAATGAGTTCCTGAAGTATTTATTCCAACTGAGAATTTTGCAGGcctatatttaatacattttaatgcCCATATAATAAGGCTGAATTACCTAGAATGTTGTAAAGAAGTGTACTTTACAAAGCGTTCAGTCAACACACTTATGTTTTCAACTCATGTGAAATCACTTATTCAAttcaatgtgaaaatatttacactCTGGCTGGCCTAAAAAGCTCGCTCtaaaaaatatgaatagaaaaggagtaaaagaaataaaattgaaacagctcaaaataatcttatCAGTAAGGGTTTGTTACTTACTgagggtttgttttcttttcatcttatGCTCCTTTAGATGTTAAAATTAGAGCTACTCAGGTGGCCCATGTACTTCTTTATATCAGGTGCCTAGCAGATGTCTTGCATATAATAAATATTGGCTAGTTTCATTAATACAGTATAACTCTTATTACAAAGGATTATCAGCAAAAATGTCAGTGTTGGAAAGCTTTGCTGAGAAATTTGAAGTTTTTCCATTAAGAATTCCATGTAATCAGAGGCTAAGGAATATGTGAACAAGTGAGTTATTTTGAGAGCCAATTCCCTTTTAAAACCAACCAGACACTAATTTAttgtaaaaatatgaaataaaaatatttaaagtgaatattttcatctatagTTAAATATGCCAATATATTAACGaaattattctaatttctgtCCTTTTCAATCTTGATTCAAATGTTCATATATTTTGCAGAATTGGAAATATGGTAATATATAATCTGAAGTGCTGTATTTTTACATTAGTATTATTTCTGAGTTGCTATTAgtctttgcttttattatttttattgattgaaTAATATGAACTTAATAGAACATAATTTACTTAACTACACCTCCATTATCTgatactgtttttctttattttctctaggTCCAGAGCTTATGTGCTACATAATTTCAAACTACCTTCAGCTCTCTGAATACCTTGTTACCTACATTTCTGCCACTGCATATCCTCTTCTCTTTGCCTGGAATGTTTTTCCCTTCAGCTATTCCAAAATCTGTGtcatacatcacatcaacaaggaaaaggacaaaaaccacatgatcatctcaatagatgcagaaaaagcatttgataaaattcaatacccatttatgataaaaactctcaccaaagtgggtatagagggaacatacctcaacatcataaaagctatatatgacaaacctacagccagtatagtactcaatggtgaaaaactcaaaagcttcccactaaaatctgggacaaggatgcccactatcaccactcctattcaacatagtcttggaagtcctagccacagcaatcaggcaagagagagaaataaaaggggtccaaattggaaaagaagaggtaaaagtgtcactatatgccaacaacatgttactatatatagaaaaccctaaaaggtccacacaaaaactactagagctgaccgaagaattcagcaaggtggcaggttacaagattaacgttcaaaaatcagttgcacttctttgcactaatgatgaatcaacagaaaaagaaagtaaagaaacaatcccctttaaaatagcacccaatgtaataaaatacctaggaataaatctaaccaaggaggtgaaagaattatacacagaaaactataaaccattgatgaaggaaattaaagaagactttaaaaaatgaaaagatatcccatgctcttggattggaagaatcagtattgttaatatggtcacactgcccaaggcaatctacagatttaatgcaatccctatcaaattacccaggacatatttcacagaactaggacaaatcataataaaatttatatggaaccatcaaagacctagaattgctaaagcattactgaagagaaagaaagaggctggaggaataactctcccagacttcagacaatactatagagctacagtcatcaagacagcacggtattggtacaaaaacagacatatagaccaatgacAGAATAGACAGCCAAGAAATGAACCTACAAACTttgggtcaactaatctttgacaaaggaggcaagaatatacaatggaataaagacagtctcttcagcaaatggtgttgggaaaactagccagcagcatgtaaaacaatgaagctagaacactcccttacaccatacacaaaaatcaactcaaaatggatcaaagacgtaaacataagacaagatacaataaacctcttagaggaaaatataggcaaaacattatctgtcacacatctcaaaaatgttgtcctagaacagtctactcaagcaatagaaataaaagcaagaataaacaaatgggacctaatgaaactttacaagcttctgcacagcaaaggaaaccataagtaaaacaaaaagacaacctacggaatggggtAAAATTTTTTTGCAAATAATCTTTGTTTAAAACAGTGGTctataaaattttttgttcttataCTCTActagtaaataatttttaatggcaGCTCCAATACACTctgcatatttataaaacatatacTCTTGAACTCATATGATATGCACACCTAAGACATATATAGGAATAAAAAGATGAGGCATAATAAACAatactttaaaacaatttttatttaaggCTCCAAACTTTTTTATTCTCACCCCTCCTCCACACCAAATTACTAACTGTACCAGATGCATagtctttaaatattttggtAATTGTGAAGACTGGCATTATTAGCTACATCTGTCATACTTAAACTTAGGGTAGCCTCTGACTGTAACAATAGTAGATGGTAACTTCGTATTTCAAGAATTCTTGAGAATCCCAAAAATTTCAGGCCTACTTCTTGTCAAAGTCGATTAGCTCATTACTGTTCTTTACCCACTGATGTGACTAATGAAGGGTTCCTATTCAGGGTAGAATGTCAGCTTTgccattttctgtttgttctgttaTCTATACTTTATTTATAGGAATTATTTTCAATCTGTGAGGGTCAAGTtagttaaaaatcaaataatatgacTGGAAATCCACTTAATTAAGCACAAGTGCCATATGTtgctggaaattttaaaaagcaggatgGCACCTTGTATTCACATTCCCTTCTAGGCTGTGGAGTCATCCCTTTCCTTTAGGATAGCTCTTTGTAGACCCTGTGACACCTTTTCCTTTGACATAGGGACTGAAGAGAGCACTAGTGTCTACCAGTAAATTAACCATTAGAAAGGtaatttcttactttttaagATAGAAATAAGATCGAGCAGGTCTAGCATTCCAAAGGATCATCCTATACAACCTCTGGGTACATGCACTCGACTGTGGAGACCAGTAGTTTAAATACAACTTGGAAAATGATTTCTGGGACACCTCTCCTCCATAGTGCCCAGATGATATTATGGTGTTGTCTGTTTATAGGTTACTCTACTTGAGCTTCCCTAAGACTGGAGCAAGACAGTCACCTCTGAATGACTTTTATTCATCTTCACAGTCCTGGATTCCTAAGATCTGGCACAGTGCCCTATAAATCCAGTTGATTTAATCAAATTGAGCAGTTTCACACtgcttcttcttttctttggttcttctgcagtctttgttttctctttttaagtacTTTCCTatgtaaaaatgaagataatactgGAAAGCATGAATACAATATCATCCACAATGTCATCAAAATTAATTATTTCCAGACTCCTGTGTGTGGGTGTGCAAGCACAGACACatataattttacataaatgggaTAAACAATGTTACTTTTTGATGCAGGATAGAGTTATCTAGTAGAAAGAGGGTGGATCAAATAGACTTGGCTATAGATTCCACCCCAACTCTACCACTTTTtaattgtgtgaccttgagtaatgTACTTACTGCTCACTTTTCCCCTCAgtctagtgaaaaaaaaaaagggggtgggggaagttaACAGTACCTATCTCTTTGGGTTTAGGGAAGAATTGaacaagcattcaataaatgcaaatttattttccctttctcttaaTCTTTACATTGACCTTGATAGTGGAGGGCTTTCCTAGGGTTCTCTCATAGTATCTTCCTGCAAGTATCTGGAGCAGACACATTATCTTATTAAAGTTGGAAGACTAGCACCCAACATTTAGGTGTTTAATACATATTGGCTAAGTAAATGAGATCCTAGAAAGAGCTTGCTTGTGGAGTTCTGTTTGGACTGAGTGATTCTGGGTTCATCTAAATAAACTGCATCTCATATTCCATTTGCTATCTTCATTATTAAAcctgcatatattttcttctagtttcaATTAAAAATGCATCTAAGTGATtctgagcaagtcacttactCTAGTgtgcagtttcctcatttgtaaaaacaATAATGGTTCCATAATAGTACTTCCTAAGTGCGAAGTACTACGCAAATACTTGTTATTACTACAGAAGCCAGTTCattgttcattttaatttgttaacTATTACCTTGTGGACACCCTTAccaacctctttttttttcccctaccacACTACTTACCTGTACTGTATCACTCAGCTTTCTtggatatttatctttttctaatCCTCTGGTTTATTATTATTGTGGCTCAGAATCACTGATCTCTACAAGGGACCACCTGATGAGCCCTAAAGGAAACCAAACCGGTAAAAACCAAACTAGAGGATATAATCACAACTAGGCACACAGAGTTGAAAACATAAGGCTTAGACTTTTTGATAAAGGAAAATATACCAAGAGAGGCAGGGACTGTGCTTGAGAGAGAAGTACAGGGGATCTGAAGCCTGGTTCTGTTTACTTTAGCTCTGTGGACCTCAGGTAAGTTAGTACACTTTTCtggccctcagttttctcatctttaaaacagaGGTGATAACAGTACTTACATCATAGGATTATAATTTGAGATAGCGTGTGTGAAGCACTTAAGAATAGTGTCCTGCACATTAtaaacactcagtaaacattAACTGTTAAAATTACTATAAACTGATAAGTGGTTTAAAGCAGGCGGGAAGGCAAAGCAAGAGTTTAAAAGGTTGGAGaaacaataaatgttaatttcagtcattctgtattttctcttaaatttCTCCCTTCTTAAGTCCTATTTCTAGACTAAACtactttttttcctataaaatttCCTCCCCACCTTGAtcagatattttatattaaacaGCATCAGTTCAAAACATTTGAAGGCAGCAACAGTAAAGCTACTAATCATAACCTTAAGGTAGACTATTCTTGTACTTTTTTATACACAAAACATGCATGTTTCTAATCTGTATAACCTAAACAGTTGCTATTCACTTTCCTGCTGGTATAATTGGGAGTAGGGATGGGAAGTAAAGAGAAAGGTAGGATTTCAAGCTTTGTCTCACAGCATTTTAGGGACCAGTGGCAAGTCTTTCCTAATAGTTTGCATGGAGAGGTAACAATCATCTGACAAAGCTGCCACGTAGAGTTTGCTTTTAACATTCTTTACTTTCCTCCATGACATCTAGAGAACTCACATTCACTCTTCCCTGCAAAGAAAAAGAGCCTCTACCGCTCTTGGGCTATAAAACCTATGCCCAGGTTTTAGATTACGGATTGAATGCATGTTGGCCACATCTACCCTGGGAAGTTTTTAGCTTGGCTTGCAGAGCTTGGAAATACTGCCAACATTAAAAAATCGAGAGATTTCATGCAAAAATCCTGCTttagggtttcttttgggggcgAAAAAACAGAGAATCTTAGAACACTGGATCCACATTCCTCAGGGCAGCAATCTGCTAGAGCTGAACAGCTGCTCCCTTCAGTTACAGCACGGACACTCCAATTTGCCACGTTCCTTATCATTCCCTGTTGTCTTATACCAGTACAGTTTCACtcatttgctttaattttctggCCCCTGTAGACATCTGAGTTTGCAAACGCTATCTAGACCTTTCCTGTCTCCCATAAAAGCTTACTTTGTTCTGTCCCAACTCCCTCATGAGTTTCTCAAAGCAATAGCTAATTAATCTGATTAAGAATGGGTATTTCTGTATGTGCTCTCTAGCGATCGTATCTTAACAGAAAGGGGTGACTCTGCAGGTGGATATTAGACACTACGGGATTACAGTCAGGATGTTAACTGTCCACTCTGCTTTTTCCGCTATCCTTACGTAGCCATACCTCACTGTCCTTAAGGCAAACCACAGGAATCGGTTCTCTGTAGAACAATGAACACTGGCGTTATGTGTGAAACCTACTTAGATAGTACTTTTATAGCTCGCCCTAGTTCCGAAGGACCAAAAACTACTAAGGGCTATTCCCGTTTCCTTGGAGGCTTCGGGATATCCGGCCTGACGGCACTTCCCCTCACCTGCTTTCTGGGATCGTTTTGCGCTTGGCAGTCTCGCCCGAGGAGCGCGCGCATCCAACATGAGCTCATTTCTCAGGGGCGTTTCTAGAAGGCCGGGCCTGGCCACGCGCACCAGGCGCAGTCGGCCCCACTCTTATCAGTGGCCTCGGCGACTGGGCGGGGCGCGGCCGCCCAGAGACATTGCCTTTCTAGAAGCTTTGTTCTCAGTTTAGCGTCCGAGAACTTGCACGCAGCCCGGGAAGCGCCCTGCATCCGTTTGGCCCTTTCTGGAAAGAAGCCGGTACTCGGGACGTGTACCCCGGGCGAAGGGGAGCCTGGGGCGCGCAGAACGAGCCCCTCCCCGCCGAGAGTCTCTAGTGGGTGGGGAGAGCCCCTAAACCCTCAGCTCGCTGGAGCGCTCCGAGCCTCGCCCCTGCGACCGCAGCAGTTTCGCAGTGGCTCGCGCTCTCGGGCTGCGGTTTCCACACCGGCTGCGAGTAGCCGCAGGCGAACCCGTCAGACTGTCCGCCACGACCCAAGTCGCGCTTGTCCCCGCTGCTGGGACCGCCGCCGGGGGCCGAAGGCCAATCACATTGCAGCTAGGTCTTGCGATTGGACGGCAGTGAGTGCCGATTGGCTACCATTACGGGTTTCGGCCTCCCTCCTTTTCACTTTGGCCCGCACTCCAACTCCAAAGCTTCAGGCCAATGAGAAGGCGCTTTATAGACACCGTCCCTTCGCTTTCCACTTCTCCCCACCTCGGCGAGGGAGGAGACGTTCTGACTGGCCAGGCTGTCCTCGGAAGCCCAATTCCCTTCACCAATCACCAGAGGAGGTGCACTCCCAGCGGAGTTTCGGCCAATTACAACGCGGCCGCGGTGCTCAGCAGTGCGCTTTAACAAGCGACTCCGGGCTTCACTGCCCTTAACTCTTCAAGCTTTCTCGTGAGGGCCGGCGGCTCTGATTGGCCGCTGTTGCCATTGTCGAATTTCTCCTCCAGCCAGCCACAGAACGAGGCGAACCCACCTTCTTCTCTATCGGCTATCTTCGGCATTTTCCGCCCTTGGGCGTGAATTTCCAGCGACATTTTCTAATTGGCTCCTCACGTGGATCGGTTTTTTCCGGGAAGAGCCGCAAACAAACGACGTCCGTGATTGGCTCCGCTAGGGCTTCGGCTCCCTTGCCGAAGGGGGCGGGCACTCCACTCGGCCGGCGATTCCCAGACGCCTGTTACGCGGGCGGCGGGGCGCTGGGCGGTGTAAGgctgggtgggggaggaaggaggcggAGGACGAgtaggaggggggagggggagtggggaaGAGCTAGGCGGCTGCGCAGACGGCGCTCCTTACACAGAGCAGCCCCCGACCCGGGCGAATGCGGGTTtgtgctgccgccgccgccgccgccgccgccgccgccgccgccgcccgggccgagtgacaaaggaaggaaggaaggaagcgagGAGGAGCCGGCCCCGCAGCTACTGACAGGGCTCCGGGCTAGGGGCAAAGCGCGGACACTTCCTGAGCGGGACCGAGCAGAGGCGAGGGGCGGGAGGGCGGCCGCGCTGGTGCCGTGGACGGGGGAGGGGGCCCCGAGGGACGGAAGCGGTTGCCGGGTTCCCATGTCCCCGGCGTATGGGGAGCAGTCGAGGAGCCGCTGCCTGGGGTCTGAAGGGAGCTGCCTCCGCCACCGACGCCGCCATGGCCGCTGGATCCAGCCGCCGCCTGCAGCTGCTCCTGGCGCAATGAAGAGAGGagccgccgccaccgcccgcctctgACTGACTCGCGACTCCGCCGCCTTCCAGCTCGCCGGGCCCTCGCCGTCAGCCCGTCGGATCCCGCCGCTGCCGGAGCCGCAGCGTTTCCCGTCGCATCTCCGAGCcacccctccttctccctccctccttcccatcccCCCTTCTTTTCAAGCGTGAGACTCGTGATCCTTCCGCCGCTTCCCTTCTTCATTGACTCGGAAAAAAAATCCCCGAggaaaatataatattcaaagtACTTATTTTCAATCAAGTATTTGCCCCCGTTTCAcgtgatatatattttttaggaCCTCCCCACCCATTTCTCCCCTccaaggaaaggaggaggaaagaattgtATTTTTTCCCAGCCCCCAATCATCTATATGTTAAATATCCGTACTGATCTGTCTTCAAGGAGAAATACATCGCTCGCCTTTTTTTATAGCTATACAAAAGGACTGAAAAGCCAAGAAGAcgaagtctttttctttttcctgtgggAGAACTTAATGCTGCGTTTATCACTAACCTAACACCCCAAcataaaacaaaaggaagaaaaggagggaggaaggaaaagaaggtgaTTCGGGAAGAGAGTGATCATGTCAGGGCGGCCCAGAACCACCTCCTTTGCGGAGAGCTGCAAGCCAGTGCAGCAGCCTTCAGCTTTTGGCAGCATGAAAGTTAGCAGTGagtattgattttattttacatcCTTTCTCCACCTCACCCTGAAAATAAGAGACTTTGTAATACCATGATCTTAAAATATTAGACCTCCTGATAAAACAATCAGAGATAATGGAAAAGGGCAAAAACCTGTCTTCAGTCAAGGATGAGGCAgcttcctcttttctcctcccaTACCCCCTCCCCCGGTCTCATTAACCTTGAATtgagaaaatgatttttatttggaCGGTTTGTTTTGAAACATTTCTTACAGTTTTCTTGCTGTTGATAGTCATCCTTATCAACTGGTTGAGAATGTCCATGTTAAAATAGTGATGGAAGTGTTTACTTGCTCATCCTTTTGAATAAAGAGGACAAGGTTTATAACCATGATGTGCTTTTGCAGAGTGTGTGGCTATTGGAATGAGGGATAGTTTAGTTAGCTCAGGTCTCAGGGGTTATTATAGTTTTGTATAGTTAATAGGGGAACTAAATGTTACTGTCTCCTAACATTTATTTCTTGCTTATATGACTATACAGAGTATTTATTCTTATTCCAGACATGAACTTGCTCAGTACCAAACTCAGGTTTGGAGGCCAGCATTGATTCCTCCCTTTAGAAGGGACTGGTGGGGCTGATAATCAGTAGCAGTAGTATCTCAACACACATTGTTTTAAATTGAATAAGTGGTTTAATATGTTATCTCTTAACCTTCCTGATGTGACATTACCAGTCTACCACTATAGAGTTAATGTTTAATCAAAAGGTAATTTGGAAGTAGGTCCAAGTTTTGATTGAGGTTTGTATTGTCATGTTGCCAAATAGTAAGTTGAATGTGAATTGTCATTGACTCATCATTTAAGTTCAGTTTTGGGGTGCCATTGCATTCAGTACTTGTTAAATGATCTGGAGTTCAGGAATCCCTTCTTGGAACTGTTTAAAATACTCTTGAATTGGTTTCTTGTGGAATTTAGGTAAGAGTTAGTTAGAATAATAAGGATTTAGACTTTTCTATCATAGGTGTTGCAGAAGGCCGTGGTCCTGAATATCATACGGATATTTGGGCTCTGTTCAGGGTTGTTGCTAGGCTGTACCCTCTTCCCAGATTTGTGCAGAAAAATCTATGTTCTTGAGTGTTTCATATGTTAAGTATTCAACATTCCAGTGTATATTTATGAATGTTTATGTGATATTTAATGACAGTTTATTTAAACATACAGAATTTGACAAATAtctattttgtttccttattCCTTGAGAAAGGAGCACCATGAGGGTAAAGAAAAGCTATTTTGTTGCTTAGAAGGAGGAGAGAATTGAAGAACTGAGATTAAAAAAAGTGTATGCAGTTATGTGAAATTGATTACATCCTTAAGCAACATAAAATGATCACTATTAATTGAACTCAGGATTTCAATTCATACTGGCTTTTGAAACTTGCCTGAAACGGGGTAGTCTAAGGTAATAGCTGAATGGGAGATTATTTTTGAGAGTTAAATATTTTTTTGGTGACTAGCTAGTACAGAATGCAGGGTATGTGAAGAGGGAAGCTGATGATGCATCTTTCAGGGAATGGTCAAGCTTTCTAAGCACTTCATGGGGTCATTTGagaggaatatttaaaaattctgggGTAATTTTCAGCTATGATGAAGCAAATCTTTTAATAGCTGCTTAAGAGGCTCTTGTGGTACTGGAGTGTTTGTATGTTTTTCATCTTGGTTTAAAAACCACTCGAAATCAATTTTAGGTAATTAATTATATCTGTTTCAGAGAGCAAAATAGAACAGCTTATAATAAATTTGGGGCCTTTCGTTTCCAGGATTCTCTTTGAAAATGACCCCTTAATTCTCAATTGTGTGAATGTTGACTGAGGATGGAGTAACTTGTAAAGTGTGTAGgttaaaatgttgaattttctgtTACCATATAGGTTgacttaacatttaaaaagttggAGTTCAGTGCTAATAATGTGTTTTTGACAACATTGAC
This portion of the Vicugna pacos chromosome 1, VicPac4, whole genome shotgun sequence genome encodes:
- the LOC140697311 gene encoding uncharacterized protein, producing MGRREGEGGVARRCDGKRCGSGSGGIRRADGEGPASWKAAESRVSQRRAVAAAPLFIAPGAAAGGGWIQRPWRRRWRRQLPSDPRQRLLDCSPYAGDMGTRQPLPSLGAPSPVHGTSAAALPPLASARSRSGSVRALPLARSPVSSCGAGSSSLPSFLPLSLGPGGGGGGGGGGGGGSTNPHSPGSGAALCKERRLRSRLALPHSPSPLLLVLRLLPPPPSLTPPSAPPPA